One window of Apteryx mantelli isolate bAptMan1 chromosome 8, bAptMan1.hap1, whole genome shotgun sequence genomic DNA carries:
- the NPL gene encoding N-acetylneuraminate lyase isoform X1: MGLIAISFSVNENRVILPSSMAPRKKLQGLVAATVTPMTPDGQINLSVIRQYVDYLVSKQNVKNIFVNGTTGEGLALSIQERKQLAEEWVRQGKDKLDHVIIHVGALSLPGSQELARHAAAIGASGIAVIAPFFFKPTSKDELLAFLREVASEAPAIPFYYYHIPPLTGVKIRVEELLDGIKEQIPTFQGVKFSDTDLLDLAQCINKNGREEFVFLYGVDEQLLSALAIGANGAVGSTYNYLGQKTNMMLQAFAQHDLALARKYQFLTGEFLNFVIKLGFGVAQTKAVMTFVSGIPMGPPRLPLVKASEEFIAKAKAKLDSIVWPTN, encoded by the exons ATGGGGCTGATTGCAATAAGCTTCTCGGTCAATGAAAATCGAGTAATTCTCCCTAG CTCAATGGCACCCAGAAAGAAGTTACAGGGTCTTGTAGCAGCTACGGTCACGCCAATGACTCCTGATGG ACAAATTAACCTTTCGGTGATTCGTCAATATGTGGATTATTTGGTAAGCAAGCAGAATGTGAAGAACATTTTTG TGAATGGCACAACAGGAGAAGGCCTGGCCCTTAGCATCCAGGAGAGGAAGCAGCTGGCAGAAGAATGGGTGCGCCAAGGAAAAGACAA ATTGGATCACGTGATCATTCATGTGGGAGCACTAAGTCTACCGGGGTCCCAAGAGCTG GCAAGACATGCAGCAGCCATAGGCGCTAGTGGTATTGCTGTAATAGCCCCCTTCTTCTTCAAACCCACAAGCAAAG ATGAGCTGCTTGCTTTCTTACGGGAAGTTGCATCTGAAGCCCCTGCTATTCCATTTTATTACTATCACATTCCTCCTCTGACGGGTGTAAAGA TTCGTGTTGAAGAGTTGCTGGATGGGATAAAAGAGCAGATCCCCACCTTCCAGGGCGTGAAGTTCAGCGACACAGACCTCTTGGACCTTGCACAGTGTATAAACAAGAATGGCAGAGAAGAGTTTGTCTTTCTTTATGGGGTGGATGAG CAACTGCTGAGTGCGCTGGCAATAGGGGCAAATGGAGCAGTTGGAAG tacaTACAACTACTTGGGCCAAAAAACCAATATGATGTTGCAAGCTTTTGCACAGCACGACCTCGCATTAGCACGGAAGTATCAG TTTCTCACTGGTGAATTTCTTAACTTTGTCATCAAACTAG GTTTTGGTGTTGCTCAGACTAAAGCTGTAATGACTTTTGTTTCTGGCATTCCCATGGGACCTCCACGGCTTCCGCTTGTTAAGGCCTCAGAGGAGTTCATCGCCAAGGCCAAAGCCAAGCTGGATAGCATTGTCTGGCCTACCAACTGA
- the NPL gene encoding N-acetylneuraminate lyase isoform X2, with protein MAPRKKLQGLVAATVTPMTPDGQINLSVIRQYVDYLVSKQNVKNIFVNGTTGEGLALSIQERKQLAEEWVRQGKDKLDHVIIHVGALSLPGSQELARHAAAIGASGIAVIAPFFFKPTSKDELLAFLREVASEAPAIPFYYYHIPPLTGVKIRVEELLDGIKEQIPTFQGVKFSDTDLLDLAQCINKNGREEFVFLYGVDEQLLSALAIGANGAVGSTYNYLGQKTNMMLQAFAQHDLALARKYQFLTGEFLNFVIKLGFGVAQTKAVMTFVSGIPMGPPRLPLVKASEEFIAKAKAKLDSIVWPTN; from the exons ATGGCACCCAGAAAGAAGTTACAGGGTCTTGTAGCAGCTACGGTCACGCCAATGACTCCTGATGG ACAAATTAACCTTTCGGTGATTCGTCAATATGTGGATTATTTGGTAAGCAAGCAGAATGTGAAGAACATTTTTG TGAATGGCACAACAGGAGAAGGCCTGGCCCTTAGCATCCAGGAGAGGAAGCAGCTGGCAGAAGAATGGGTGCGCCAAGGAAAAGACAA ATTGGATCACGTGATCATTCATGTGGGAGCACTAAGTCTACCGGGGTCCCAAGAGCTG GCAAGACATGCAGCAGCCATAGGCGCTAGTGGTATTGCTGTAATAGCCCCCTTCTTCTTCAAACCCACAAGCAAAG ATGAGCTGCTTGCTTTCTTACGGGAAGTTGCATCTGAAGCCCCTGCTATTCCATTTTATTACTATCACATTCCTCCTCTGACGGGTGTAAAGA TTCGTGTTGAAGAGTTGCTGGATGGGATAAAAGAGCAGATCCCCACCTTCCAGGGCGTGAAGTTCAGCGACACAGACCTCTTGGACCTTGCACAGTGTATAAACAAGAATGGCAGAGAAGAGTTTGTCTTTCTTTATGGGGTGGATGAG CAACTGCTGAGTGCGCTGGCAATAGGGGCAAATGGAGCAGTTGGAAG tacaTACAACTACTTGGGCCAAAAAACCAATATGATGTTGCAAGCTTTTGCACAGCACGACCTCGCATTAGCACGGAAGTATCAG TTTCTCACTGGTGAATTTCTTAACTTTGTCATCAAACTAG GTTTTGGTGTTGCTCAGACTAAAGCTGTAATGACTTTTGTTTCTGGCATTCCCATGGGACCTCCACGGCTTCCGCTTGTTAAGGCCTCAGAGGAGTTCATCGCCAAGGCCAAAGCCAAGCTGGATAGCATTGTCTGGCCTACCAACTGA
- the NPL gene encoding N-acetylneuraminate lyase isoform X3 → MVNGTTGEGLALSIQERKQLAEEWVRQGKDKLDHVIIHVGALSLPGSQELARHAAAIGASGIAVIAPFFFKPTSKDELLAFLREVASEAPAIPFYYYHIPPLTGVKIRVEELLDGIKEQIPTFQGVKFSDTDLLDLAQCINKNGREEFVFLYGVDEQLLSALAIGANGAVGSTYNYLGQKTNMMLQAFAQHDLALARKYQFLTGEFLNFVIKLGFGVAQTKAVMTFVSGIPMGPPRLPLVKASEEFIAKAKAKLDSIVWPTN, encoded by the exons ATGG TGAATGGCACAACAGGAGAAGGCCTGGCCCTTAGCATCCAGGAGAGGAAGCAGCTGGCAGAAGAATGGGTGCGCCAAGGAAAAGACAA ATTGGATCACGTGATCATTCATGTGGGAGCACTAAGTCTACCGGGGTCCCAAGAGCTG GCAAGACATGCAGCAGCCATAGGCGCTAGTGGTATTGCTGTAATAGCCCCCTTCTTCTTCAAACCCACAAGCAAAG ATGAGCTGCTTGCTTTCTTACGGGAAGTTGCATCTGAAGCCCCTGCTATTCCATTTTATTACTATCACATTCCTCCTCTGACGGGTGTAAAGA TTCGTGTTGAAGAGTTGCTGGATGGGATAAAAGAGCAGATCCCCACCTTCCAGGGCGTGAAGTTCAGCGACACAGACCTCTTGGACCTTGCACAGTGTATAAACAAGAATGGCAGAGAAGAGTTTGTCTTTCTTTATGGGGTGGATGAG CAACTGCTGAGTGCGCTGGCAATAGGGGCAAATGGAGCAGTTGGAAG tacaTACAACTACTTGGGCCAAAAAACCAATATGATGTTGCAAGCTTTTGCACAGCACGACCTCGCATTAGCACGGAAGTATCAG TTTCTCACTGGTGAATTTCTTAACTTTGTCATCAAACTAG GTTTTGGTGTTGCTCAGACTAAAGCTGTAATGACTTTTGTTTCTGGCATTCCCATGGGACCTCCACGGCTTCCGCTTGTTAAGGCCTCAGAGGAGTTCATCGCCAAGGCCAAAGCCAAGCTGGATAGCATTGTCTGGCCTACCAACTGA